Proteins from a genomic interval of Bombus affinis isolate iyBomAffi1 chromosome 16, iyBomAffi1.2, whole genome shotgun sequence:
- the LOC126925915 gene encoding uncharacterized protein LOC126925915, protein MRVPKKYNITLTGEVLNSRKRDKYLGVVLDSNRNYCNHFDGVCNRANAIVGAIRGLLLNMNGLSDACRKLYCQVWESVVLYVSPVWMDVLSRIKTVGKLCRVQRGALIITSTAYRTVSHAALKKLARPNLGDSEVLLNQLHLYEEEAVDEWRREWTRFNTNNWTRRLIENAVIFRKRKRSMDHYTMQLLSRHGIFNTYRVRINKETVDKCWDCDACPDGAEHALLRCPRWADQRITLENVVGDTLTVNNTIALVSADDHTWGLFRSFCGAVMRTRQA, encoded by the exons ATGAGAGTTCCGAAGAAGTATAATATAACATTGACGGGAGAGGTGCTTAACTCACGCAAAAGAGATAAATACCTGGGCGTTGTGTTGGATTCTAACAGAAATTATTGTAATCATTTTGATGGGGTTTGTAATAGAGCGAATGCGATTGTAGGAGCTATCAGAGGGCTCCTGCTGAATATGAACGGCCTCTCCGACGCGTGTAGGAAGTTATACTGTCAGGTGTGGGAGTCGGTCGTGCTATATGTTTCACCGGTCTGGATGGATGTGCTCAGCAGGATTAAGACAGTAGGCAAACTCTGCAGGGTACAGAGGGGTGCCTTGATAATTACTTCAACGGCCTACAGGACGGTTTCGCATGCGGCGTT GAAAAAACTAGCTCGACCTAACCTCGGTGACTCAGAAGTGCTCCTAAATCAGCTCCATCTGTACGAAGAGGAAGCGGTAGACGAGTGGAGAAGAGAGTGGACTAGGTTCAACACGAACAATTGGACAAGGAGGCTGATCGAGAATGCAGTCATTTTTAGGAAAAGGAAGAGAAGTATGGACCActacaccatgcagctgttgaGTAGGCATGGTATCTTCAACACGTATAGAGTTAGAATAAACAAGGAAACCGTCGACAAATGCTGGGATTGCGACGCGTGTCCAGATGGTGCAGAGCACGCCTTACTGAGGTGTCCAAGATGGGCAGACCAGCGTATTACTCTAGAAAATGTCGTTGGCGACACACTCACAGTGAATAACACAATCGCATTGGTGTCGGCCGACGACCATACTTGGGGGTTGTTCCGTAGTTTCTGCGGGGCAGTGATGAGGACAAGACAGGCATAA